One Thermus antranikianii DSM 12462 DNA window includes the following coding sequences:
- the alaS gene encoding alanine--tRNA ligase has translation MRTAEIREKYLSFFEGKGHLRLPSFSLIPENDPSLLFTSAGMAPLKPYFLGAKPIFGGKEWRRITTCQKCLRVGDIENVGRTGRHNTFFEMLGNFSFGDYFKKEAILWAWEFLTDPKWLGLDPDRLWVTVYEDDDEAYAIWRDLVGVPEEKIGRFGEDENYWPGGAITHGPNGPSGPCSEIFYDRGPAFGTPDETGPNTGSGDRFVEIWNLVFTQYDRQGPIPGPGILKPLPQKNIDTGMGLYRVAAILQDVEDFYRTDTFYPIIERVALFSGKPYEGKASVSHRVIADHIRAVVAALADGVTFSNTGRGYVIRRLLRRALRHGYLLGLQEPFLHRLAPVVAELLGDFYPEMRENLPAVEKQIRLEEERFLETLEGGLKRLDTLLSGLRPGEVLPGAEAFRLYDTYGFPLDLTVEIAAERGFGVDTEGFKRAMEEQQERSRAAMAFEREIFKKSAQVLEELYAERGATEFLGYGTLEAEGTVLALLAGDQSLEEAGPGTEVQVVLDRTPFYAEGGGQIGDFGHLEWPSGRARVETTLKTERGIFLHRAKVEEGTLRVGERVRAVVDPARRDTERHHTATHLLHAALRAVLGPHVRQAGSLVAPDRLRFDFTHPEPLTQEELERIELLVNRWILADFPVTWRYLPLEEAKREGAMALFGEKYGEVVRVVRVEGSPLPGVESKELCGGTHVRRTGEIGAFLIQKEEAVSAGVRRLEAVAGEWAVRFARRALNRVRALAERLSVGEANLEERLERLLQELKAKEKEVESLKARLVQAELKKEVALSEKGGLRYGVLELSGVDMAALRQAADDLVAKGADVALVLSGGQAVLKLSPKAQERGLEAGALFRALAERAGGRGGGKGALAQGAGLSPEKARVALPDLLP, from the coding sequence GAGAACGTGGGGCGGACGGGGCGGCACAACACCTTCTTCGAGATGCTGGGCAACTTCTCCTTCGGGGACTACTTCAAGAAGGAGGCCATCCTCTGGGCCTGGGAGTTCCTCACCGACCCCAAGTGGCTGGGCCTGGATCCGGATCGGCTCTGGGTCACGGTCTACGAGGACGACGACGAGGCCTACGCCATCTGGCGGGACCTGGTGGGGGTGCCCGAGGAAAAGATCGGCCGCTTCGGGGAGGACGAGAACTACTGGCCGGGAGGGGCCATCACCCACGGGCCCAATGGGCCCTCGGGCCCTTGCTCGGAGATCTTCTACGACCGGGGCCCGGCCTTCGGTACCCCGGACGAAACCGGCCCCAACACGGGAAGCGGGGACCGGTTCGTGGAGATCTGGAACCTGGTCTTCACCCAGTACGACCGCCAAGGCCCCATCCCCGGCCCCGGGATCCTCAAGCCCTTGCCCCAGAAGAACATCGACACCGGCATGGGCCTGTACCGGGTGGCGGCCATCCTGCAGGACGTGGAGGACTTCTACCGCACGGACACCTTCTACCCCATCATCGAGCGGGTGGCCCTCTTTAGCGGTAAGCCCTACGAGGGGAAGGCCTCGGTGAGCCACCGGGTCATCGCCGACCATATCCGGGCGGTGGTGGCGGCCTTGGCCGACGGGGTGACCTTCTCCAACACCGGCCGGGGCTACGTGATCCGCAGGCTCCTTCGCCGGGCCCTCCGCCACGGTTACCTTTTGGGCCTGCAGGAACCCTTCCTCCACCGCCTGGCCCCGGTGGTGGCGGAGCTTCTTGGGGACTTCTACCCGGAGATGCGGGAGAACCTTCCCGCGGTGGAGAAGCAGATCCGCCTCGAGGAGGAGCGCTTCCTGGAAACCCTGGAAGGGGGCTTGAAGCGGCTGGACACCCTGCTTTCGGGCCTTAGGCCCGGGGAGGTGCTTCCGGGGGCGGAGGCCTTCCGCCTCTACGACACCTACGGTTTCCCCCTGGACCTCACGGTGGAGATCGCCGCGGAAAGGGGCTTCGGGGTGGACACCGAGGGTTTCAAAAGGGCCATGGAGGAGCAGCAGGAGCGTTCCCGGGCGGCCATGGCCTTTGAGCGGGAGATCTTCAAGAAGAGCGCCCAGGTGCTGGAGGAACTCTACGCGGAACGGGGGGCCACGGAGTTCTTGGGCTACGGGACCCTGGAGGCGGAGGGCACCGTCTTGGCCCTTCTGGCGGGGGACCAAAGCCTGGAGGAGGCGGGCCCCGGGACCGAGGTCCAGGTGGTCTTGGACCGGACTCCCTTCTACGCGGAAGGGGGGGGACAGATTGGGGACTTCGGCCACCTGGAGTGGCCCTCGGGCCGGGCCAGGGTGGAGACCACCCTCAAGACGGAAAGGGGGATCTTCCTGCACCGGGCCAAGGTGGAGGAGGGCACCCTCCGGGTGGGGGAAAGGGTGCGGGCGGTGGTGGACCCTGCCCGCCGGGACACGGAGCGCCACCACACCGCCACCCACCTCCTCCACGCCGCTTTGAGGGCGGTCTTGGGCCCCCATGTGCGCCAGGCGGGGAGCCTGGTGGCCCCGGACCGCCTGCGCTTTGACTTCACCCACCCCGAGCCCCTGACCCAGGAGGAGCTGGAGCGGATTGAGCTTTTGGTGAACCGCTGGATCCTGGCGGATTTCCCCGTCACCTGGCGCTACCTGCCCCTGGAGGAGGCCAAGCGGGAAGGGGCCATGGCCCTTTTCGGGGAGAAGTACGGGGAGGTGGTGCGGGTGGTGCGGGTGGAGGGAAGCCCCCTGCCTGGGGTGGAGTCCAAGGAGCTTTGCGGGGGCACCCACGTGCGGCGCACGGGGGAGATCGGGGCCTTCCTCATCCAGAAGGAGGAGGCGGTTTCCGCCGGGGTGAGGCGCCTCGAGGCGGTGGCCGGGGAATGGGCGGTGCGCTTCGCCCGCAGGGCTTTGAACCGAGTGAGGGCTTTGGCCGAGAGGCTTTCCGTGGGGGAGGCCAACCTGGAGGAGCGGCTGGAGAGGCTCTTGCAGGAGCTTAAGGCCAAGGAAAAGGAGGTGGAAAGCCTTAAGGCGCGCCTGGTGCAGGCGGAGCTTAAGAAGGAGGTCGCCCTTTCGGAGAAGGGGGGCTTGCGCTACGGGGTGCTGGAGCTTTCCGGGGTGGATATGGCCGCCTTGCGCCAGGCGGCGGACGATCTGGTGGCCAAGGGGGCGGATGTGGCCCTGGTCCTGAGCGGGGGGCAGGCGGTGCTGAAGCTTTCCCCAAAGGCCCAGGAAAGGGGCCTCGAGGCGGGGGCCCTTTTCCGGGCCCTTGCGGAGCGAGCGGGGGGGCGGGGGGGTGGGAAGGGAGCCCTGGCCCAGGGGGCAGGGCTTTCCCCGGAAAAGGCCCGGGTGGCTCTTCCCGACCTCCTTCCTTGA
- the ruvX gene encoding Holliday junction resolvase RuvX, whose product MRVGALDVGEARIGLAVGEEGSPFAFGRGYLVRRSLEEDVAALLDFVRREGLGKLLVGLPLRTDLKESAQAQRVLPLVEALRAKGVEVELVDERYTTQAAARRLRHAPKRIRREKGRLDEMSAVILLEGYLAGRL is encoded by the coding sequence ATGCGGGTGGGCGCGCTTGACGTGGGAGAGGCCAGGATCGGCCTGGCGGTGGGGGAGGAGGGAAGCCCCTTCGCCTTCGGCCGGGGTTATCTGGTGCGGAGGAGCCTGGAAGAGGACGTGGCGGCCCTCCTGGACTTCGTGCGCCGGGAGGGGTTAGGGAAGCTCCTGGTGGGCCTTCCCTTGCGCACCGACCTCAAGGAAAGCGCCCAGGCCCAGAGGGTCCTTCCCCTGGTGGAGGCGCTTAGGGCCAAGGGGGTGGAGGTGGAGCTTGTGGACGAGCGCTACACCACCCAGGCGGCGGCCAGGCGTCTGAGACACGCCCCCAAACGGATCCGCCGGGAGAAGGGCCGGTTGGACGAGATGAGCGCGGTGATCCTCTTGGAGGGCTACCTTGCGGGAAGGCTCTAG
- a CDS encoding enolase C-terminal domain-like protein: MATIRDLRLVPFRIPLRAPLRWGKASEMAALEHALLQVELSDGSLGQAEVAIRPTIYGETLGSVRAGLEYLKPRLLGLEADDQEAIRAVLESFPCNLGLKGALDLALWEAWARSEGEELYQVLKPAKHRVRVSYILGMASEEELLLDARMAYEAGVRVFKVKVGRDLEEDGRKIGRLKEAFPDAELYADANETLSPKEAERYLLAWKEMGLLYVEEPLPVEEVEARRKLREKKILPLIADDSAMTPKDLRRELLLDTFDILNLKPARTGVTWTLEMLALAREKGKRAMVGSQAQSSFGAYQSALLAFQQGVTEPNELAFHLKAEGGFLDFPTFRQGWLYWEDLVEARFDEGAFRRYALE; this comes from the coding sequence ATGGCAACCATCCGCGACCTCAGGCTGGTTCCTTTCCGCATCCCCTTAAGGGCGCCTTTGCGCTGGGGTAAGGCCTCGGAGATGGCGGCCCTGGAGCATGCCCTTTTGCAGGTGGAGCTCAGCGATGGCTCCCTGGGCCAGGCGGAGGTGGCCATCCGCCCCACCATCTACGGGGAAACCCTGGGAAGCGTGCGGGCGGGGCTGGAGTATCTGAAGCCCCGGCTTTTGGGCCTCGAGGCGGACGACCAGGAGGCTATCCGGGCTGTCCTGGAGTCTTTTCCCTGCAACCTGGGCCTTAAGGGAGCTTTGGACCTCGCCCTTTGGGAGGCTTGGGCGAGAAGCGAGGGGGAGGAGCTTTACCAGGTATTGAAGCCCGCCAAGCACCGGGTGCGGGTTTCCTATATTCTGGGCATGGCCTCGGAGGAGGAGCTGCTTTTAGATGCCCGCATGGCCTACGAGGCGGGGGTGCGGGTCTTCAAGGTGAAGGTGGGCCGGGACCTGGAGGAGGATGGCCGGAAGATCGGTCGCCTTAAGGAAGCCTTCCCCGACGCCGAGCTTTACGCCGACGCCAACGAAACCCTTTCCCCCAAGGAGGCCGAGCGCTACCTCCTTGCCTGGAAGGAAATGGGCCTTCTCTACGTGGAAGAGCCCCTGCCCGTTGAGGAGGTGGAGGCCAGGAGGAAGCTAAGGGAGAAGAAAATCCTTCCCCTCATCGCCGACGACTCGGCCATGACCCCCAAGGACCTCCGCCGGGAGCTTCTTCTGGACACCTTTGACATCCTGAACCTGAAGCCCGCCCGCACCGGGGTGACCTGGACCCTGGAGATGCTGGCCTTAGCCCGGGAAAAGGGCAAAAGGGCCATGGTGGGAAGCCAGGCGCAGAGCTCCTTTGGCGCCTACCAGTCGGCGCTTCTCGCCTTCCAACAGGGGGTTACCGAACCCAACGAGCTGGCCTTCCACCTCAAGGCGGAAGGGGGGTTCCTGGACTTCCCCACCTTCCGCCAGGGGTGGCTTTACTGGGAGGACCTGGTGGAGGCGCGGTTTGACGAGGGGGCCTTTCGGCGGTATGCCCTAGAGTAG
- a CDS encoding carbohydrate ABC transporter permease, whose translation MRRLPLFLFSLPALLTLGVFILYPFLDVIRFSTWDWSGLSEPKPVGLKNYRDLFQDPAFWGSLWVTLKFMLLALPLFVGLSIALAVALEGAPYERLAKSLLFLPGLVTLGGATLSWYTLFTPEYGALAQFLPIPPWDREGFWALVMVVLFTLWRHLGYGVLVASARLKAIPKSLLEAAYVDGAGPLEAFRYIVLPLMRPAVAFLVVVGTILSLQSYSAVFLLTRGGPYGATRVLGYYLYESGFENFRLGYAAAVTVVILLLTLLFAYAQLRLLRHGEE comes from the coding sequence GTGCGGCGCCTTCCCCTTTTCCTCTTCTCCCTTCCCGCCCTCCTCACCCTGGGGGTGTTCATCCTCTACCCCTTTTTGGATGTGATTCGCTTTTCCACCTGGGACTGGTCGGGGCTTTCCGAGCCCAAGCCGGTGGGGCTCAAAAACTACCGGGATCTTTTCCAAGACCCCGCCTTCTGGGGAAGCCTCTGGGTGACCCTGAAGTTCATGCTCCTGGCCCTGCCCCTTTTCGTGGGGCTTTCCATCGCCCTGGCGGTGGCTTTGGAAGGGGCACCCTACGAGCGCCTTGCCAAAAGCCTTCTCTTCCTGCCCGGGCTCGTCACCCTGGGTGGGGCCACCCTGAGCTGGTACACCCTCTTCACCCCCGAGTACGGGGCCTTAGCCCAGTTCCTGCCCATCCCCCCTTGGGACCGGGAGGGGTTCTGGGCCTTGGTCATGGTGGTCCTCTTCACCCTGTGGCGGCACCTGGGGTATGGGGTCCTGGTGGCCTCGGCCCGGCTTAAGGCCATCCCCAAATCCCTTCTGGAGGCCGCCTATGTGGACGGGGCAGGGCCCTTGGAAGCCTTCCGCTACATAGTTCTTCCCCTCATGCGCCCGGCGGTGGCCTTTTTGGTGGTGGTGGGCACCATCCTCTCCCTGCAGTCCTACTCGGCGGTCTTCCTCCTCACCCGGGGCGGGCCCTACGGGGCCACCCGGGTCTTGGGCTACTACCTCTACGAGTCGGGGTTCGAGAACTTCCGGCTGGGCTACGCCGCCGCGGTCACCGTGGTCATCCTCCTCCTCACCCTCCTCTTCGCCTATGCCCAGCTCAGGCTTCTGCGTCACGGCGAAGAATAG
- the mltG gene encoding endolytic transglycosylase MltG has product MREGSRRWLWRGVVALFVTFALLLFYALWLLGPTGKEATVRIPRGATGQEVARILEEAGLLRSGYLFSAYLRFSGRAKKLVPGVYRLEGDGAFRLARALTGGERPLTVTLTFPEGERAVDYAKRLSQAGLDGDGFLRIVQEPGALRPPYVEGRSLEGYLFPATYTFDLLVTPEEVVRALLGRFEAELTPPVRRLLEERGLSVHAWVTLASIVQAEAGSQKEMPYIAGVFLNRLERGMPLQADPTVAYALGKRLPELSRKAGDFAHDSPYNTYRYAGLPPGPIGNPGREALLAVLNPVRTDPKGRPYLYFFHAKGELFLNTSFEAHLEDLRLHRYSSP; this is encoded by the coding sequence TTGCGGGAAGGCTCTAGGCGCTGGCTCTGGCGGGGGGTGGTGGCCCTTTTCGTCACCTTCGCCCTTCTCCTCTTCTACGCCCTCTGGCTTTTGGGCCCCACGGGAAAAGAGGCCACGGTGCGCATTCCCCGGGGGGCCACGGGGCAGGAGGTGGCCAGGATCCTGGAGGAGGCCGGGCTTTTGCGCTCCGGGTACCTCTTTTCCGCCTACCTGCGCTTCTCCGGCCGGGCCAAGAAGCTGGTCCCTGGGGTCTACCGCCTCGAGGGGGACGGGGCCTTCCGCCTGGCCAGGGCCCTCACGGGAGGGGAGAGGCCCCTCACGGTCACCCTCACCTTCCCCGAGGGGGAAAGGGCGGTGGACTACGCCAAAAGGCTTTCCCAGGCGGGCCTGGATGGGGATGGTTTTTTAAGGATTGTCCAGGAGCCTGGTGCCCTGCGCCCCCCGTACGTGGAGGGCAGGTCCCTGGAGGGTTACCTCTTCCCCGCCACCTACACCTTTGACCTCCTGGTTACCCCCGAGGAGGTGGTGCGGGCCCTCCTGGGCCGCTTCGAGGCCGAGCTCACGCCCCCGGTGAGGCGCCTTTTGGAGGAGCGGGGGCTTTCCGTCCACGCCTGGGTGACCCTGGCCTCCATCGTCCAGGCGGAGGCGGGAAGCCAAAAGGAGATGCCCTACATCGCCGGGGTTTTCCTGAACCGACTGGAAAGGGGCATGCCCCTCCAGGCGGATCCCACCGTGGCCTACGCCCTGGGCAAGAGGCTTCCTGAGCTTTCCCGGAAGGCGGGGGACTTCGCCCATGATTCCCCCTACAACACCTACCGCTACGCCGGGCTTCCCCCGGGGCCCATCGGCAACCCGGGGCGGGAGGCCCTCCTTGCCGTGCTCAATCCCGTGCGCACCGACCCCAAGGGGCGCCCTTACCTCTACTTCTTCCACGCCAAGGGGGAGCTTTTCCTCAACACCAGCTTCGAGGCCCACCTCGAGGACCTCCGCCTGCACCGCTATTCTTCGCCGTGA
- a CDS encoding Ig domain-containing protein — protein MKRVFRSLVLGFLSLALTACPQQLPPVPDFTLSLNPTSLTVQQGGSGTTQLTLSPQNGFTGQVTLTLERQDGSPAPQGITLSPTSLNVTGTNPVTQILTLQVASSVATGTYNLRVKATAGSLTKTANLNVTVEASLQASPGETSGALQTLAGEIQQVIRELENAIKSLFPQQLSGQNLALGQTGLSDTLGSLAELRLESIFSVKPQGLYPLATSSLPRGKIECIGGNCNQVDFSNDLELRFKQQATDPWNKALADWDASTRGTPSHTVETHQPWDTQNTQEMPTKAFFAVDFGENGSNEGEATFTASWRPSTCLSGKYLLEPQSLNLKGFLDHPTTNQRLVDLANLNLTTSPSRLELAWNLSLLVQGNDSALHTQGQVGVNGSATPGTCGSLLENFNASSGDVSIDLSTSTQSLHLEFQVTQVEENPTRIHIQNGLLRVDSKVVTFEGILDDENNNCVPGENLTLHFAAGQTMSLEDFLIQDMGAQPCNQP, from the coding sequence ATGAAACGAGTGTTTCGCTCACTTGTCCTGGGTTTCCTGTCCTTGGCTTTGACAGCGTGCCCCCAGCAGTTGCCCCCCGTCCCCGACTTCACCCTTTCCCTGAACCCCACGAGCCTCACGGTGCAACAAGGGGGTAGCGGGACCACGCAGCTCACCCTGTCGCCCCAGAACGGGTTCACGGGGCAGGTGACCCTGACCCTGGAGCGGCAGGATGGTTCCCCCGCCCCTCAGGGCATCACCCTGAGCCCCACCAGCCTGAACGTGACGGGTACGAACCCGGTGACCCAGATCCTAACCCTCCAGGTGGCCTCCAGCGTGGCCACCGGCACCTACAACCTCCGGGTGAAGGCCACCGCGGGGAGCCTCACCAAGACGGCGAACCTGAACGTAACCGTCGAAGCATCCCTTCAAGCCTCACCTGGGGAAACCAGCGGAGCGTTGCAAACCTTAGCCGGAGAGATCCAACAAGTTATTCGGGAACTTGAAAACGCCATCAAAAGCCTTTTCCCACAGCAACTTTCCGGGCAGAACCTTGCCTTAGGGCAGACAGGCCTTTCCGATACCCTGGGAAGCCTAGCCGAGCTTCGCTTAGAAAGCATCTTCTCTGTGAAACCTCAGGGGCTTTATCCCCTGGCCACCTCTTCCTTACCCCGGGGAAAGATTGAGTGCATAGGGGGCAACTGCAATCAGGTGGATTTCTCTAACGATTTGGAGCTGCGCTTCAAGCAGCAGGCCACCGATCCCTGGAACAAGGCTTTGGCAGATTGGGATGCATCCACCAGGGGAACTCCCTCCCACACCGTGGAAACGCATCAGCCCTGGGATACGCAGAACACCCAAGAAATGCCTACCAAGGCCTTCTTCGCTGTGGACTTCGGCGAGAATGGATCCAATGAAGGAGAAGCTACCTTTACCGCCAGCTGGCGGCCCAGTACCTGCCTAAGCGGCAAGTACCTTTTGGAGCCCCAAAGCCTTAACCTGAAAGGCTTCCTTGATCATCCCACCACCAACCAGCGCCTGGTGGACTTGGCTAACCTTAACCTCACCACCAGCCCTTCTCGCTTGGAACTTGCGTGGAATCTCAGCCTGCTGGTACAGGGAAACGATAGCGCCCTCCACACCCAAGGCCAGGTGGGGGTGAACGGCTCTGCCACGCCGGGCACCTGCGGTAGCCTGCTGGAAAACTTCAATGCCTCCTCTGGGGATGTTTCCATAGACCTCAGCACCTCTACCCAATCCCTCCACCTTGAATTCCAGGTCACGCAGGTGGAGGAAAACCCCACGCGCATCCACATCCAAAACGGGCTCCTGCGGGTAGACAGCAAGGTGGTCACCTTTGAGGGGATCCTAGATGACGAAAACAACAACTGCGTCCCTGGGGAGAACCTCACCCTGCACTTCGCTGCTGGTCAAACCATGAGCCTCGAGGACTTCCTCATCCAGGACATGGGTGCCCAGCCGTGCAATCAGCCATAA